Genomic DNA from Perognathus longimembris pacificus isolate PPM17 chromosome 6, ASM2315922v1, whole genome shotgun sequence:
ATATCCCTCTATCAGGAAATACATCACTGTGATTGGTCCTCATTCTGTAATGTTAGTTGGCACTGGAGTGTTTTACTAGTATTTCGTGTTCAAGTGTCACTAGTTTGTCCTCTGAGAAAATTCGTCAGGAAAGTCCCTATTTCTCAGGAACTAATGTGTCCCTCTATGGTCTCCATTTTGGATGCAGTACAAAATCTGAGGCTGttaattataacttttttttttttttggccagtcctgcggcttggactcagggcctaagcactgtccctggcttctttttgctcaaggctagcactctacctcttgaggcacagcgctacttccagccttttctgtttatgtggtgctgaggaatcaaaccccgggcttcatgcatgctaggcaagcactatactgctaagccacattcccagccccaattataaCTTTTTATTAATGGTGAGGATCATAAGAGAGCCAGAGCTACTTAGTTATGTTGCAGATTCTGTGTATGGGTTTTGGTTTTGCTATTCCATTTTCTCTATTTTGAAAGATGTTCAGAAACTATACAACTACTTCCCTACTACTTTATTCAAAAGAACAATGTGGCCTGCATTTAGCCTCTTAAACTAATGATTGAACTCActgatctacacacacacacacacacacacacacacacacacacacacagagcaaagcatattaagtgaagtacaAATCAAACTTGCCAATCAtaattttcagatttcttttatctttatgcATTTTGTCTCATAAATCCATTGGCTTCTGGTTGAAGTCATTTAAAATCTTCAACTGTGGTCATGAATTCATCAAATTTAACTTTTAATTCTTCAATATTTTGTTATGTATCAGTTATAATAATACAAAGAAGTTCATAATTGGTCCAGCTTCTTAATTGATATGGCATTAATTTCTATTTGCCACATTTTCCATAAATTCTATACTAATACTGCAGTAACTAAACAGCCACAGAATTATTGATATTATAAGTAGTATTGCTTTTGATAACCTTTGCTGGATTTATCTTCTTCCCAGCCTTCAATTTCAACCTTTGCCAAGCTTTTTTTGTTTCATGTTCTCTAAATATCCAATCTGATGTGTTTCTTTAATTGTTAAGTTTATCCCATTTAAATTTGTGAATGCAAATGCATCTGGACCTTCAATTTGAGTTTCCTACTTaccagaatattttttcttttatgacttCTGTTGAAGTGGATCACTTTTCTACGTTCCTCCTTTATTTCTCATCAATTTTAAAGCTACAAATCATACTGCAATCTAAGTCTGAGGTTCCCATTGTTCCTATATTTTCCCTAAGTTGGGTGACAACTCTAGCAGATGTTACCTACTGATTATTCCCTCTAATTTGTTAGTTATTTTTAGACTTCATGTTTTCTCCACATAGTCAACTCAGTATAGTGTCATAGTTCATTCACATAGTTATTCATAGTTGATCATTGTTTCGTTTACCCTCTAACCACATTTCTTACTGTTGAAATGTATGACTAAAAGAATGATAAAGATTATTAAATAATGGGAAAAGATTAAAACAGTGTAATTTTTAACATTACATATGTAGAATGATACAAATACCTAAATACAATTCCTAGTAAGGCTCTGAAtagtcatagagtgcttgcctagcatgcataaggccctgggttcaattccttgatactacacaaaacaaaaattgtcaGTAAATAAATCATAATTTAAGAATGTTCATTTAACCTCCTGTGAGGTCTAAGTATGATAGCCTTTTAGTGAAAAGCAAACCTATAGATATACTAACATAGCCTCAGGGGGAGGACACATCCTGAGGcaaatagaaaaggagaaatcTTTTGCTATATCCtttatttaataaaacaaaacaatatttatttattagccaAAAGATCCTATGCTTTTGGCTTTTCAATAAGAGCCTATTTAGCttgtgttttttggggtttttttttggtttttttggccagtcctgggccttggactcagggcctgagcactgtccctggcttcttcccgctcaaggctagcactctgccacttgagccacagcgccgcttctggccgttttctgtatatgtggtgctggggaatcgaacctagggcctcgtgtatccgaggcaggcactcttgccactaggctatatccccagaccttgCTTGTGGTTTTAAGAGGGAAGTTTATGATGACACTAATCCTCTTGTCCCAACAAAGATTGAGAAGAAAACTTCCATAAGTGACATACTTCCACAGCCTATTGTAATCCCATTTGCTTCTTACCATGAAGATGgagatagtttttaaaatattttaataaagaattCATGGTTACAATAGGTTTTTCAGGAAATAGGCCTTTTaagtatttttcacatttttcaaagaaaaggaaTGTACATAATATGTTAAAATAACATCTAACAGATGTAAGGAGTTGGATGCTTTTGAAAATAACTGAAATATCAGACTTTCTGGTCAAAAAGGTTCCCAGCATCCAGATACTCACATGAAGAACACCAGCCAATTAATAACTTCTCCATCATCATGCAAACCGGAAGGGGAGGGGATTAAATACCTTAGGGACAAGAACACAGTTTACAGTCCAAGCCAATACATTTCTAAGCCCCCTAAGGTACAGAAAAGGTTCATAAATCTCCAACACCATGGAAACATAATTAACATCTAGTAACTGAGGACTGGAATAACCTGGGCACAGATGTCAATTTTGTGTATTTAGGCATCTTGGATGAGGCACAATTGGAGTCATGGAATATCCATTTATAACAAGTAACCCAGAGAAAGGCAGATCTGTACTGAGAGAAAGAATgacagaaagggaaaacaaaggtCTACTGATTTGTGTAGTTACACAACAAATCAGACAGACACTGACACTAGTGTGTACAGCAGCTATCGTGAAAAGTGATTCACTAAACCAAACTATCAGCAAGGACAACACTACTGATTTCATTGAAATATCTCCTACAGTGACAACAACACAAAATTCCCATGCTGTCCTTCAATAATGATACACATTTTTTTACTTACCTCATGCTTGGAGAAGAGCCGAACACCCTCTAGCTGGTGGAAAACTGGGTAATGCTGAGAATCAATCTGGTCTCGACGGTACACATCGCCAACCACCAAGAAAGCATTCAGTCCTGCATGCAATAAGTCCCACTGATGAGCTGATGTGTGTGCTCTGAGCATGTGAGTTTGATTCAAGTAATAGTTGTCCCCCTTCTTCCTGCTGGGGTGGTCAGCCGGGATAAGCAAGCTATCAAAGTTCTGCCAGGTGGTAACCACTGGGGAAAGGCTGTCATAAACAGAGAATAGTGGTGTTCTGGAGCGGCCCACGTACTGCCTGTAGAAGTGTTCCTTCACCCTCTCCTTTATCAGCCACAGAGGGTGGTACTGCTGGTTGTGCAGGTTCCTGCCCACTCTGGAGAGGACCTTCCGGGAGAGGTTGCTGTAGTTGTCCTGAAGGTAGGATTTGCCCAGCAGTTCCACCACACTGCCAGATGCCCCTTGGGCAGCAAACTCTGCTGTAGGTGGACTGGAGCCCCAGGCATGATGCTGATAACTTCTATAGGCAtgtctggccttccttgccaggcAGATGTAGACCCGGACAACTCTTCTGAGAGCTGAGCAAACCATTGCAGAAATGTCTCACAGATTCTGGAAGAGAACACATGCAGAAGTTTCCCTCTGTGGGCAGCAAGTATGTCCTTTATGTCTCCTACCAGCTTGCCACTTTCCTCCTGACGTTTATATGTCCCCATTATCACCTCTAGACAACATCAATTTACAAAATCACCTGACAGAGGTTTTCaaaaaatatgttgaaaattaaagtGACATCTGACAGTATTAGAAGAGAACTTTAAGTAGTGATGAGGACATGAGGGCTCTGTCTCTCAAGTAGATTGCTCTTGTTACCACAAGAACAGACTAGTTGGACCCTCACCTCTGGCTTCTGCCAAGATTTTTACTCAATGCCTCCACCTTGATACCAGAACCAGAACTCTGAgggatgtattttttaatttataaattatctaGTCAATATGATTtcattatagcaacagaaaactaaaacatatGTCTTAATGCTTATTATACTAAAGGGTAAGAATCAGTCACTTTTAGTGCCCTAATCTTTATTGGTCCTTTCCTTGCAATATAAACTTGGTTTTGTGGTAGATTTTCTTTCACCATACTATAGTATTCCAAAACTCTTCATGTAGGACAATAGTTTAAGTGTGACAACTTCCTTTTAGTTTTACTACAACCTAAAACCAAAAAGTTTTAGAAGGATCACCTAAAAGTTCATGTCCACCTACCTGGGCACTAACAAAGATCCCACTAATGAAAGAACACACATGACCAACCACACTAGCAtctgaaatacagaaaagaaaatgtagcaaCTAGCTACTTTCCCATCTGGTCTCATAAGTACAAAGTTGTTTTCCTGTGTTAGAGGCTTTCTGGATTATTTCACAAGAATAATGATTCACAATACTATTTCTAAACCATCTTAAATAATGTGTATCGCTTTAAAGAGTAATGATCTTGAGTTAGTATTTTAAAGAGCAAATGAAAAAACATAAGGAAATTCAATACAAAATGATAGACTacactgaatttatttttataaatgcaaATCTCTATATTATGCATGATCCTATAATTTCAATTACATCCTTGCTTGGTAAAATAGCAAATTTCTACTACATACATAAACTGTACAAAACATAGGACTGAACTTACTATAGAAGGGGCAAAGAGCTGACAGAAGACAGAGTTTTGACAGATTTAGAAAACTAAATAAAGCCAGATGTGATTAATAAGTCTACTACTACAGAGGCTGGGTCTTAAGGTAAGCCTTAGCTATATAGtgaaactttgtctcaaaaaggagaaaagagagaaaaggaaaaaaaaaaggaaagaaagggtgaAGTAGAAGAagggaaataagagaaaaaaagaaagtagacaactaaaagaaaaggtaaaatgtgCCAATAATTTAGTAAGATCACCAAATTCCTCAGGTAAAAGTCTCTAGCTTAGATTTCACCTCAAAGATATTGTGACAAAGACGCAAATGTAGAGGTCCAAAGTATAAATGGCTAGCAGAAAAGTTAAAACAATAGTAAATATTTCTGTATTGCTAATACCTCATTCATCCCTCAGACCCAAAGAAGCCAGTTGTAAATCCCTGAGGGATCTCAGCAATGAGAATCATTGGAAATCATATCCTAccatttataaataatttaagcTTATAATCTACCTTCGAAAATTTGGAATTTTTACCTAATGCGCAACTTGAAAACATACAATTCTGTGGCTGTCCTACTTCAAGGCCACGTTATCATACCAAGTAGATACATAAATTCACAGCAATAATCTGCATTAGCAGAGAACTCCAAGTGACCTCCCAAAAGCTTACTGCCATGTACCTGGCAGCACAAGTCACCCAAGTCAAAATTAGAACTAAGAATACCTAATTCCAGGTTAAACTGCTGTGTTCCTTTGCCTAAAAGCCTATGCATTGAATTTGTCTAAGATGATCATGTGAGAAATTTTCAGAAATGATCAGGGACTTGGGATTGCTTCATTTATGGCATTATTTTGTCAAAGTTGCTTCAAAAGTGTTTTAGGCTGAGACTCAACAGAAATTCACCTTCCTATCTTCCTTGTTCATCAGTGTTACTGTGGTGGATAGGAACTTTAGATATGCATGAGCCGCTTACACATCTTAGCAGAATGAAGAGTTAGGTTGTTAGTGTCCAACTCAGTACCTTCAGTGAGAGACAAAAAGCATTTCTTCCCTCCAAAGACATGTGCTGTTACAAAGTTCTGGATTGTTCTGGAAATGTTTTTATGCAGTCATTTTTGTTCCTAGCTACACATTTCCTTCTCAGTTTCTAGCTCCTCACACACCTGGTATTCAAGGTTCCTACAGACATGCTTCAGCCTCATCTCCCTTCACTTATCTCCTCACATAATCTATAGCTAATCAAgaagtttaattttcttttttcttttctttttttttttttttttttttttttttttgccagtcctgggccttggactcagggcctgagcactgtccctggcttctttttgctcaaggctagcactctgccacttgagtcacagcgccacttctggccattttctgtatatgtggtgctggggaatcgaacccagggcttcaagtatacgaggcaagcactcttgccactaggccatatccccagccaataaCTTTAATTTTCTTATGCTCATTTTCAGATCTTTTATCTATTCACTCAGACCCTGCTAATAGCCCATTGTCACTCTTCTCACACGAATAGTTATTTGTTCTTTGTATTCTCATCTCATAGAAGATTAATGACAAGGATAGCTTTTTGTTTCCATCTTTGAAGTGAATTCCTTCCTACTGCCTCTTATCAAGTTTCTCTATAAGAATTAAGTCATCTAGAAATACATAAGAGACCCAGAAAGATGGTAATTTCTACTCCCATTCTATGTTGCTCTTCCACTTTACTGTTTCAATATTCTTAACTATTTTAAGTAAATTAGAGCACATACAGACCAAGTGATCTGCACAAAATCCTATACTTTGTATACTATACCATTATATAAGTTTGAGAACTCAGCAATTCAAGTACTTCTCAAAAAATACTGAAGATTTTTCAGTTCCTT
This window encodes:
- the Fars2 gene encoding phenylalanine--tRNA ligase, mitochondrial isoform X4 is translated as MVCSALRRVVRVYICLARKARHAYRSYQHHAWGSSPPTAEFAAQGASGSVVELLGKSYLQDNYSNLSRKVLSRVGRNLHNQQYHPLWLIKERVKEHFYRQYVGRSRTPLFSVYDSLSPVVTTWQNFDSLLIPADHPSRKKGDNYYLNQTHMLRAHTSAHQWDLLHAGLNAFLVVGDVYRRDQIDSQHYPVFHQLEGVRLFSKHELFAGIKDGESLQLFEQSSRSGHKQETHTMEATKLIEFDLKQTLTRLVTHLLGDAGAQDRIGWAFGLGLERLAMILYDIPDIRLFWSEDERFLKQFYVSDINQEVKFQPLSKYPAVTNDISFWLPSENYAENDFYDLVRTIGGDLVEKVDLIDTFEHPKTLRTSHCYRITYRHMERTLSQREVSHVHQAVQKAAVQLLAVEGRF
- the Fars2 gene encoding phenylalanine--tRNA ligase, mitochondrial isoform X5; the encoded protein is MVCSALRRVVRVYICLARKARHAYRSYQHHAWGSSPPTAEFAAQGASGSVVELLGKSYLQDNYSNLSRKVLSRVGRNLHNQQYHPLWLIKERVKEHFYRQYVGRSRTPLFSVYDSLSPVVTTWQNFDSLLIPADHPSRKKGDNYYLNQTHMLRAHTSAHQWDLLHAGLNAFLVVGDVYRRDQIDSQHYPVFHQLEGVRLFSKHELFAGIKDGESLQLFEQSSRSGHKQETHTMEATKLIEFDLKQTLTRLVTHLLGDGLEIRWVDCYFPFTHPSFEMEINFHGEWLEVLGCGVMEQQLVNSAGAQDRIGWAFGLGLERLAMILYDIPDIRLFWSEDERFLKQFYVSDINQEVKFQPLSKYPAVTNDISFWLPSENYAENDFYDLVRTIGGDLVEKVDLIDTFEHPK
- the Fars2 gene encoding phenylalanine--tRNA ligase, mitochondrial isoform X6, translated to MVCSALRRVVRVYICLARKARHAYRSYQHHAWGSSPPTAEFAAQGASGSVVELLGKSYLQDNYSNLSRKVLSRVGRNLHNQQYHPLWLIKERVKEHFYRQYVGRSRTPLFSVYDSLSPVVTTWQNFDSLLIPADHPSRKKGDNYYLNQTHMLRAHTSAHQWDLLHAGLNAFLVVGDVYRRDQIDSQHYPVFHQLEGVRLFSKHELFAGIKDGESLQLFEQSSRSGHKQETHTMEATKLIEFDLKQTLTRLVTHLLGDGLEIRWVDCYFPFTHPSFEMEINFHGEWLEVLGCGVMEQQLVNSAGAQDRIGWAFGLGLERLAMILYDIPDIRLFWSEDERFLKQFYVSDINQEVKFQILIRIHTHK